Proteins encoded in a region of the Triticum dicoccoides isolate Atlit2015 ecotype Zavitan chromosome 3A, WEW_v2.0, whole genome shotgun sequence genome:
- the LOC119272277 gene encoding zinc finger protein ZAT12-like, with the protein MSKRGRGVWDVELGSFDTARLLMLLAQQQHHQRGVAGAPQAMGGGRMFECKTCNRQFPTFQALGGHRASHKRHRLQHPPPQHALVGVGDDAALCLGRRAPQAPPQPPRPRVHECPVCGLEFAVGQALGGHMRRHRVEAEAVAGASATSIKAAATTEMVVASCDDGGICLDLNLTPSENCAKCRSAAALVAATGQGVHKALGGHMRGHQAEAEAKAHASSGKECWDKMGKRPRYLQLDPCGRLEDSDISISIC; encoded by the coding sequence ATGAGCAAGAGAGGCAGGGGCGTGTGGGACGTGGAGCTGGGCAGCTTCGACACGGCCCGCCTGCTCATGCTCCTCGCGCAGCAGCAGCACCACCAGCGCGGCGTCGCCGGGGCGCCGCAGGCGATGGGCGGCGGCCGCATGTTCGAGTGCAAGACGTGCAACCGGCAGTTCCCCACGTTCCAGGCGCTCGGAGGACACCGCGCCAGCCACAAGCGCCACAGGCTCCAGCACCCACCCCCGCAGCACGCACTCGTCGGCGTCGGCGACGACGCAGCGCTCTGCCTCGGCCGCCGGGCGCCCCaggcgccgccgcagccgcccaggCCAAGGGTGCACGAGTGTCCCGTCTGCGGGCTCGAGTTCGCCGTCGGCCAGGCGCTGGGCGGGCACATGCGCCGGCACCGCGTCGAAGCCGAAGCTGTGGCCGGGGCCAGCGCCACGAGCATCAAGGCAGCGGCGACGACCGAGATGGTGGTGGCCTCGTGCGACGACGGCGGGATCTGCCTGGACCTGAACCTGACGCCTTCGGAGAACTGCGCCAAGTGCAGGAGCGCGGCGGCGCTCGTCGCCGCTACCGGGCAGGGTGTACATAAGGCGCTGGGCGGGCACATGCGCGGGCACCAAGCCGAGGCCGAGGCCAAGGCCCACGCATCGAGCGGGAAGGAATGTTGGGATAAGATGGGAAAAAGGCCAAGATACTTGCAATTAGATCCTTGTGGCAGATTGGAAGATTCTGATATCTCCATTTCAATTTGTTGA